One Xiphophorus maculatus strain JP 163 A chromosome 9, X_maculatus-5.0-male, whole genome shotgun sequence DNA segment encodes these proteins:
- the LOC111609635 gene encoding oocyte zinc finger protein XlCOF8.4-like: protein MSVITWKVLDGGSPMNEERNKVEHKTTSTIKIKEEPEPQHIVDRKEELKSQPMKEQVEHFIVQDEGQLLVTQETNNTMVSPADENIFHNEPELQPVKEEPGPVENTEDDEPELIQIKEEHQDHCCHQDEKHLDINQEADIFIMAPACEQKDSHEPEPNKNQLPSANHQEDENQHQQKSNQEDSGSRRDTDLQSEKKPKSTRYHRVFVNNSKQNGHKTNLPSCEVCGKCFAKRKYVTVHMRTHTGEKPYPCIFCGKSFIDHSTRARHTRTHTGVKPYPCDLCDKSFTQPNHLAHHLRTHTGEKPFSCLTCGKDFSQQSNLTVHMRTHTGEKPYYCKLCDKSFIQPSGLARHLRTHTGEKPFSCLTCGKGFIQQSNLTVHMRTHRNKKPPFTVQQKSSSFLSSE from the coding sequence ATGTCTGTTATCACTTGGAAGGTTCTTGATGGTGGCTCTCCCATGAAtgaagagagaaacaaagttgaACACAAGACAACAAgcactataaaaataaaagaggaaccagaaccacagcatattgttgacaggaaagaggaacTGAAATCTCAACCAATGAAAGAacaagttgaacattttattgttcagGATGAAGGGCAGCTTTTAGTGACGCAGGAGACCAACAACACTATGGTGTCTCCTGCTGATGAGAACATATTCCACAATGAACCAGAACTACAGCCAGTAAAGGAGGAACCAGGACCTGTAGAGAATACAGAAGATGACGAACCTGAACTTATACAGATTAAAGAGGAACATCAGGATCACTGTTGTCATCAGGATGAAAAGCATCTTGACATAAACCAGGAAGCTGACATTTTTATAATGGCTCCTGCATGTGAGCAAAAGGACAGCCATGAACCGGAACCAAACAAGAACCAGCTCCCCTCTGCAAACCACCAAGAAGATGAGAACCAACATCAGCAAAAAAGCAACCAGGAAGACTCCGGATCAAGAAGAGACACAGATCTGCAGTCAGAGAAGAAACCTAAGAGCACCAGATATCACAGGGTCTTTGTGaacaattcaaaacaaaatggacataaaacaaatttgcCATCATGTGAAGTATGTGGGAAGTGTTTTGCAAAGCGCAAGTATGTGACTGTccacatgagaactcacacaggagagaagccGTATCCCTGTATATTTTGTGGTAAATCTTTTATTGACCATAGCACCAGAGCCAGACACACCAGAACACACACCGGCGTGAAGCCATATCCTTGTGATCTATGTGATAAATCATTCACACAACCCAATCACTTGGCTCATCACTTaagaactcacacaggtgagaaacctttctcGTGTCTGACTTGTGGAAAAGATTTCAGCCAGCAGTCTAACCTAACTGTccacatgagaactcatacagGCGAGAAGCCTTACTATTGTAAGCTGTGTGATAAATCATTCATCCAGCCCAGTGGTTTGGCTCGCCACCTCAGAAcccacacaggtgagaagcctttctcttgtcTAACCTGCGGGAAAGGTTTCATCCAGCAGTCTAATTTGACAgttcacatgagaactcatagGAATAAGAAGCCACCATTCACAGTCCAACAAAAGTCTAGTTCTTTTTTGAGTAGTgagtaa